One Paenarthrobacter aurescens TC1 DNA window includes the following coding sequences:
- a CDS encoding putative HNH endonuclease domain protein (identified by match to protein family HMM PF01844) encodes MEQIRGRQAGAGVVPAPVPGPRSWGSAPRVSDLITLLGTVQLGAGSGELIDQIRGLENLKSAITGLQARIAVAFDLMQIQEQAEAGVPASERGQGVGTQIALARRESPNRGSLFLGFAKALVTEMPRTLAALESGQLNEWRASLLVKETACLSVEDRCAVDEELAADTGTFEGKGDRAVIAAAKAAAYRRDPRSVARRASRAVAERTVSLRHAPDAMTYLTALLPVAQGVAAYAALTRAADSARARGDAGSGGDARNRGQVMADTLVERITGKRSGVSGVDLQLVMTDRALLQGDSEPARLAGYGIVPAEWARKMLAEGHDRIEDQERREESSDRFDFKVLLRRLYTAPGTGELLAMDSKARFFPPRLRRFIETRDDTCRTPYCDAPIRHIDHIIPWHAGGATTVENGAGLCEACNHTKEKPGWNSKTVQTDGQGMHTVEISTPTGHTYSSTAPAPPGYVRAKPSPPAPSVATSSESAADVANSSVQLPEPYPPEDAEFRPGGQHQRRMAEV; translated from the coding sequence ATGGAGCAGATTCGGGGCAGGCAAGCGGGCGCGGGGGTCGTGCCTGCCCCCGTTCCGGGGCCTCGGTCATGGGGCTCAGCGCCCCGGGTTTCGGATCTCATCACGCTGCTGGGCACTGTTCAACTGGGCGCGGGGAGTGGAGAGCTGATCGATCAGATCCGCGGGTTGGAGAATCTGAAGTCCGCCATCACCGGCCTCCAGGCCCGGATCGCTGTGGCCTTTGACCTTATGCAGATACAGGAACAGGCAGAGGCTGGCGTTCCCGCGTCCGAACGCGGCCAGGGTGTTGGGACCCAGATAGCGTTGGCCAGGCGTGAGTCCCCGAACCGCGGGTCCCTGTTCCTCGGCTTTGCGAAGGCTTTGGTGACGGAGATGCCGCGGACCTTGGCCGCGTTGGAGTCGGGCCAGCTCAATGAGTGGCGTGCCTCCCTGCTGGTGAAGGAGACTGCGTGTTTGTCTGTGGAAGACCGGTGCGCGGTGGATGAAGAACTTGCAGCCGATACCGGGACGTTCGAGGGGAAAGGCGACCGGGCGGTCATCGCCGCAGCGAAAGCCGCTGCGTATCGGCGGGATCCCCGTTCGGTTGCCAGACGTGCCAGCCGTGCAGTCGCCGAGCGGACCGTGAGCCTGCGTCATGCCCCGGATGCCATGACCTACCTGACCGCCCTGCTGCCCGTCGCCCAAGGTGTGGCCGCCTATGCTGCACTCACCAGGGCTGCTGATTCGGCCCGTGCCCGTGGAGACGCGGGGTCGGGCGGCGATGCCCGGAACCGGGGCCAGGTCATGGCCGACACCTTGGTCGAACGCATCACCGGCAAGCGTAGCGGGGTCAGTGGCGTCGATCTTCAACTGGTCATGACCGACCGAGCTCTTCTTCAGGGCGACAGCGAGCCGGCCCGACTCGCGGGCTACGGAATCGTCCCTGCGGAATGGGCCAGGAAGATGCTGGCTGAGGGGCATGATCGGATCGAAGATCAGGAGCGGCGGGAGGAATCGTCGGATCGCTTCGACTTCAAGGTACTACTCCGCCGGCTCTACACCGCACCGGGCACCGGTGAGCTGCTGGCCATGGACTCCAAAGCCCGGTTCTTCCCGCCACGGCTCAGACGGTTCATTGAAACCCGGGACGACACCTGCCGCACCCCGTACTGCGACGCGCCCATCCGGCATATCGACCACATCATCCCCTGGCATGCCGGCGGGGCCACCACTGTGGAGAACGGTGCCGGGCTCTGCGAAGCCTGCAACCACACCAAAGAAAAACCCGGCTGGAACAGCAAAACCGTGCAAACGGATGGGCAGGGTATGCACACAGTGGAAATCAGCACACCCACAGGGCACACGTACAGTTCCACCGCACCGGCGCCGCCGGGGTATGTCCGGGCCAAGCCGTCACCACCCGCGCCGTCTGTAGCTACGTCGAGTGAGTCTGCTGCGGATGTGGCTAACTCGTCGGTTCAGCTGCCGGAGCCTTACCCTCCGGAAGATGCGGAGTTTCGGCCCGGGGGCCAGCATCAACGGCGCATGGCGGAGGTTTAA
- the map gene encoding methionine aminopeptidase, type I (identified by match to protein family HMM PF00557; match to protein family HMM TIGR00500), with product MLLERPRMIEILSRAELGRAKEAGALVANILHTLKGRVTVGTNLLDIDRWAKSMILEAGGVSCYLDYAPSFGRGPFGHYICTGVNDAVLHGLPRDYTLADGDLLTLDLAVLKDGIAADSAISFIVGESKPAESVAMIDATERALRAGIEAARPGARIGDLSYAIGSVLSDAGYPVNTEFGGHGIGSTMHQDPHVPNMGRPGRGYKLRPGLLLALEPWVMADTAQLVTDADGWTLRSVTGCRTAHSEHTIAITNDGAEILTLPTLAG from the coding sequence TTGTTACTAGAAAGGCCCCGAATGATTGAGATCCTGAGCCGCGCAGAACTCGGCCGTGCCAAGGAAGCTGGCGCCCTGGTCGCCAACATTCTGCACACCCTGAAGGGCCGCGTAACTGTGGGCACAAACCTTCTGGACATAGACCGGTGGGCAAAGAGCATGATCCTCGAAGCCGGCGGTGTCTCCTGTTACCTCGACTACGCCCCTTCCTTCGGACGCGGGCCATTCGGCCACTACATCTGCACCGGCGTCAACGACGCCGTCCTGCACGGCTTGCCCAGGGACTACACCTTGGCCGACGGCGATCTGCTGACCCTGGACCTGGCCGTCTTGAAAGACGGAATCGCAGCAGACTCGGCCATCAGCTTCATCGTGGGCGAGTCTAAGCCGGCGGAAAGTGTCGCGATGATCGATGCGACCGAACGAGCATTGCGCGCAGGCATAGAGGCCGCCCGGCCCGGCGCCCGCATCGGCGACCTCTCCTACGCCATCGGCTCGGTCCTCAGCGATGCCGGCTACCCCGTCAACACCGAGTTCGGAGGCCACGGTATCGGCTCCACCATGCATCAGGATCCGCACGTCCCGAACATGGGACGCCCCGGCCGCGGCTACAAGCTACGCCCGGGATTGCTGCTCGCCCTGGAGCCCTGGGTCATGGCCGATACAGCCCAGCTTGTCACCGACGCCGACGGCTGGACGCTCCGTAGCGTCACAGGTTGCCGGACGGCCCACAGTGAGCACACCATTGCCATCACCAATGACGGCGCCGAAATTCTGACCCTGCCCACGCTGGCTGGCTAG
- a CDS encoding putative helix-turn-helix domain protein (identified by match to protein family HMM PF01381), with protein sequence MVRLPLTPAEAERGQRLGALLRRARGDRSMLETALDARVSPETLRKIESGRVATPAFPTVAAIADVLGLSLDEVWAEINLPDPGVESGSSRRNAREWLAS encoded by the coding sequence ATGGTCAGGTTGCCACTCACACCCGCAGAGGCCGAGCGCGGACAGCGTCTCGGTGCTCTGTTGCGTCGTGCCCGGGGTGACCGCTCCATGCTGGAGACCGCCCTCGACGCCCGGGTCTCACCCGAAACGCTTCGTAAGATCGAGTCCGGCCGGGTGGCGACGCCCGCTTTCCCAACTGTTGCTGCAATTGCCGATGTCCTCGGACTTTCCCTCGATGAAGTGTGGGCCGAGATCAACCTGCCTGACCCTGGTGTTGAGTCAGGCAGCTCGCGTCGGAACGCGCGTGAATGGTTGGCTTCGTAG
- a CDS encoding putative Helix-turn-helix domain protein (identified by match to protein family HMM PF01381; match to protein family HMM PF07883), with product MVGQSPADQQGSLPIWQAGYMTTDFSTMLDAVGPRLRAMRTQRNVTLAEASEATGISVSTLSRLESGQRKPTLELLLPIARLHQVPLEELIDAPETGDPRIHLKPHIHEWGTAVPLTRRPGGIQAFKMVLKGGSGRQTPTPQSHEGYDWVYVLNGKLRLVLGENDFVLKPGEVAEFDTRTPHWFASATSDPVELLTLFGQQGERLHVRARPKR from the coding sequence ATGGTTGGGCAGAGTCCAGCAGATCAGCAAGGAAGTTTGCCAATATGGCAAGCTGGATACATGACAACCGACTTCAGCACAATGCTTGACGCCGTGGGGCCAAGGCTCCGTGCCATGCGAACCCAGCGCAACGTGACCCTTGCAGAAGCCTCGGAAGCGACAGGAATTTCCGTCAGCACCCTCTCAAGGCTGGAATCAGGTCAGCGCAAACCAACGCTCGAACTACTCCTCCCCATAGCCCGGCTGCACCAAGTCCCCCTCGAAGAGTTGATCGATGCCCCGGAAACCGGCGACCCGCGAATCCACCTCAAGCCACACATCCACGAATGGGGAACTGCCGTTCCCCTAACGCGCCGCCCCGGCGGAATCCAGGCCTTCAAAATGGTCCTCAAGGGCGGCTCAGGCAGGCAGACTCCAACGCCGCAATCACACGAGGGCTACGACTGGGTGTATGTCCTCAACGGCAAGCTGCGGCTGGTCCTGGGCGAGAACGACTTTGTCCTGAAACCGGGCGAGGTGGCGGAGTTTGATACCCGGACGCCCCACTGGTTCGCGAGTGCCACGTCAGACCCGGTGGAGCTTCTAACCCTCTTCGGGCAGCAGGGCGAACGCCTCCACGTGCGTGCACGGCCCAAGCGCTGA
- a CDS encoding pyridine nucleotide-disulphide oxidoreductase domain protein (identified by match to protein family HMM PF07992), translated as MSQESVDNRMGAEYDVVVVGGGAAGLSAAVTLGRALRSILVIDAGEPRNAPAAGVHGFLSRDGINPKELLALGRAEANQYGAAIVEGVAVTARSTTGLTEGSVLAFEVDLADGQTARARRLLVTTGLVDLLPDVQGLGERWGKDVLHCPYCHGWEVRRKQIGIIGSGPMALHQAMLFRQWSSDITLFLNDVVEPTDEQWEQLAARSITVVDGRVQALEVTHDVLTGVVLASGTVIPVEAVVTGSRMEARSGVLESLGVPSVEHPMGVGSHVEVNPMGGATSVPGVYAAGNVTDLMGQVVASAAAGVMAGAAINADLIAEETRLAVEAARSSTVSR; from the coding sequence GTGAGTCAAGAATCAGTGGACAACCGGATGGGCGCGGAATACGACGTCGTTGTTGTCGGTGGTGGCGCAGCTGGGTTAAGTGCTGCGGTCACGCTGGGACGGGCCTTGAGATCCATCCTGGTCATCGATGCCGGGGAGCCGCGGAATGCTCCTGCCGCAGGCGTGCATGGCTTCCTGTCGCGGGACGGGATCAATCCCAAGGAACTGCTGGCACTCGGACGCGCGGAGGCGAACCAGTATGGGGCAGCCATTGTGGAGGGCGTCGCCGTTACGGCGCGTTCGACGACGGGCCTCACGGAGGGTTCCGTGCTCGCCTTTGAGGTGGACCTGGCCGACGGCCAAACGGCGAGAGCGCGGCGCTTGCTGGTCACCACCGGACTGGTGGACCTGCTGCCGGACGTTCAAGGTCTTGGTGAACGGTGGGGCAAAGACGTCCTGCACTGCCCCTATTGCCACGGCTGGGAAGTGCGGAGAAAGCAGATCGGCATCATAGGCTCGGGACCAATGGCGTTGCATCAGGCGATGCTGTTCCGCCAATGGAGCTCCGACATCACGTTGTTCCTGAATGACGTGGTGGAACCGACGGACGAACAGTGGGAGCAGTTGGCTGCCCGTTCCATCACCGTCGTGGACGGGCGTGTCCAAGCATTGGAAGTCACTCATGACGTCCTGACCGGTGTTGTGCTGGCCTCCGGCACTGTGATTCCTGTGGAAGCCGTCGTCACTGGCTCCCGCATGGAGGCACGGAGCGGCGTGCTGGAATCCCTGGGCGTTCCCTCGGTGGAGCACCCTATGGGGGTTGGAAGCCACGTTGAAGTCAATCCCATGGGCGGTGCAACGTCAGTGCCGGGTGTCTACGCTGCCGGAAACGTCACCGATCTCATGGGACAGGTCGTGGCCTCCGCAGCCGCAGGTGTCATGGCCGGGGCAGCTATCAATGCCGACCTCATCGCCGAGGAGACGAGGCTTGCCGTGGAAGCAGCGCGGTCTTCAACCGTGTCACGTTAG
- a CDS encoding hypothetical protein (identified by Glimmer2; putative), whose product MRRRMGCRPAGQEPGEFDFSRQRVSQRLPGGPVEMDVMACPAGGLDLHLRVADIRRGAGHAGEYSFDELVGRAPVQLSADTAEGWRKQSTCRFDGRTIKGQPLRRLVMCYAYYDDFERRTKKDSVRKPEARTSEAPKDQEPAQSRPRTEGTLFTFLARRRRESEVSEPRIHRIHEKV is encoded by the coding sequence GTGAGGCGACGCATGGGCTGCCGTCCAGCTGGCCAGGAACCCGGCGAGTTCGATTTCTCCCGCCAACGCGTTTCGCAACGTCTTCCTGGCGGTCCTGTGGAAATGGACGTTATGGCGTGCCCAGCGGGTGGACTCGACCTCCATCTTCGCGTTGCGGACATACGCAGGGGTGCCGGTCATGCCGGAGAGTATTCGTTCGATGAGCTCGTTGGGCGCGCGCCAGTACAACTCAGCGCCGATACAGCTGAAGGCTGGCGAAAACAGTCGACTTGTCGCTTTGACGGGAGGACGATTAAGGGACAGCCACTAAGGAGGTTGGTCATGTGCTACGCGTACTATGACGACTTCGAGCGGCGCACGAAGAAGGACTCCGTGCGCAAGCCTGAAGCACGCACGTCTGAGGCACCCAAGGACCAGGAACCTGCACAGAGCCGTCCACGGACGGAAGGAACGCTATTTACCTTCCTGGCCCGCCGTCGCAGGGAATCCGAGGTTTCCGAACCGAGGATCCACCGCATCCACGAGAAAGTCTAG
- a CDS encoding putative Metal-dependent amidase/aminoacylase/carboxypeptidase (identified by match to protein family HMM PF01546; match to protein family HMM PF07687; match to protein family HMM TIGR01891), with translation MTIDLEELYKDLHSHPELSFQETRTAGIAAGYLEELGFTVHRNIGKTGVVGVLDNGPGPAVMLRADMDGLPVKEATGLEYASTAMGVDHEGKDMPVMHACGHDVHVTCLVGAVEVLAAQRDEWQGTLIAVFQPAEEWGGGAETMVADGLYDTVPKPDVVLGQHVAPFPAGWFGVRPGVTMASADSLNITLHGRGGHGSRPETTVDPVLMAAATTVRLQGIVSRELAASDSAVVTVGQIHSGTKNNIIPETATLGLSVRSFSDATRDKILGSIERIAQGEATASGAPKEPEIHFEEHFPLTVNDAAATARVSAAFTAKFGETQIIDPGPVSGSEDVGALAKAAGAPLVFWFLGGAEPSLFKEWATTGRLPEDIPSNHSPYFAPIIQPTLARGTEALVTAAREFLADES, from the coding sequence ATGACCATTGACCTCGAAGAGCTTTACAAGGACCTGCACTCCCATCCTGAGTTGTCCTTCCAAGAGACCCGAACTGCCGGGATCGCCGCGGGTTACCTCGAAGAACTTGGCTTCACCGTTCATCGCAACATCGGAAAGACCGGGGTTGTTGGCGTTCTGGACAATGGGCCCGGACCGGCGGTGATGCTCAGGGCAGACATGGACGGCTTGCCCGTAAAGGAAGCAACGGGCCTGGAGTACGCAAGCACGGCGATGGGTGTTGATCACGAAGGCAAGGACATGCCGGTCATGCACGCTTGCGGCCATGACGTGCACGTGACCTGCCTTGTTGGCGCGGTGGAGGTTCTGGCCGCGCAACGTGATGAGTGGCAAGGCACACTGATCGCCGTGTTCCAGCCGGCCGAGGAATGGGGCGGCGGGGCGGAAACCATGGTGGCCGATGGCTTGTACGACACTGTGCCGAAACCGGACGTCGTCCTGGGCCAACATGTGGCCCCCTTCCCCGCCGGATGGTTCGGTGTCCGTCCCGGCGTCACCATGGCGTCCGCCGATTCGCTCAACATCACCTTGCATGGTCGGGGCGGGCACGGATCACGCCCCGAGACCACTGTTGATCCGGTGCTGATGGCGGCTGCAACCACTGTCCGGCTCCAGGGAATTGTGTCGCGTGAGCTCGCCGCCAGTGACTCCGCGGTGGTGACAGTTGGGCAGATTCACTCCGGGACCAAGAACAACATCATTCCGGAAACGGCAACGTTGGGCCTCAGCGTCCGGTCATTCAGCGATGCCACCAGGGATAAGATCCTCGGTTCAATTGAGCGCATTGCCCAGGGCGAAGCCACAGCATCAGGTGCTCCCAAGGAACCGGAGATTCATTTCGAAGAGCACTTCCCGCTGACCGTCAACGATGCAGCTGCCACTGCGAGGGTGTCGGCAGCTTTCACGGCAAAATTTGGCGAAACGCAGATCATCGACCCCGGTCCCGTGTCCGGCAGCGAAGACGTTGGAGCCTTGGCGAAAGCCGCCGGCGCTCCCCTGGTTTTCTGGTTCCTGGGAGGGGCCGAGCCTTCCTTGTTCAAGGAGTGGGCAACAACGGGTCGCCTTCCCGAGGACATTCCGTCGAATCACTCGCCCTACTTTGCGCCCATCATCCAGCCGACGCTGGCACGCGGAACTGAAGCTCTGGTGACGGCTGCGCGGGAATTCTTGGCCGATGAGTCGTAG
- a CDS encoding hypothetical protein (identified by Glimmer2; putative), with product MNDSESVTTQISTVDEWTKALAESTGSPGGGAGTGVMLSIAASLTSMVAGYTEAEEAQREQLNGIHSRAHELRRIALQLADDDASASNAFGAAFRLDPGPERDEAIHQASVHAAKASAVLGERAIDAIEDLGWLASNGNPALIADVVVGFGALRAAIAGARTNVSFDLASLTSAGTALEEIRKQHPELWNTVTRLSDALDRIDGLTAGVDKKAAPTEAV from the coding sequence ATGAACGATTCTGAATCAGTCACGACGCAGATATCCACAGTTGATGAGTGGACCAAAGCCTTGGCGGAGTCCACCGGATCGCCGGGCGGGGGTGCAGGGACCGGGGTCATGCTCTCCATCGCGGCCTCGTTGACGTCCATGGTGGCCGGATACACCGAGGCGGAGGAGGCCCAGCGCGAACAGCTGAACGGCATCCACTCCCGGGCGCACGAACTCCGACGAATTGCCCTTCAACTAGCCGACGACGACGCGTCCGCCTCCAACGCCTTCGGCGCTGCCTTCCGTCTCGACCCCGGTCCGGAACGCGACGAAGCAATACATCAAGCGTCCGTCCATGCTGCCAAGGCATCAGCGGTTCTGGGGGAGCGGGCCATCGACGCCATTGAAGATCTCGGCTGGCTCGCTTCCAACGGCAATCCTGCGCTTATTGCGGATGTCGTGGTCGGGTTCGGAGCCCTCCGCGCAGCCATAGCCGGAGCACGAACCAACGTGAGCTTCGACCTCGCATCCCTGACCTCCGCGGGCACCGCACTGGAGGAAATTAGGAAACAACATCCAGAACTATGGAATACAGTCACCCGACTCAGCGACGCCCTCGACAGAATTGATGGACTGACGGCCGGCGTAGACAAAAAAGCAGCGCCGACCGAAGCTGTCTAG